One window of Cygnus olor isolate bCygOlo1 chromosome 28, bCygOlo1.pri.v2, whole genome shotgun sequence genomic DNA carries:
- the LOC121060717 gene encoding serine/arginine repetitive matrix protein 2-like, with amino-acid sequence MKENSSHRSASIAFIELLLTRIALERSHLNFQTWVREPRLRTKFKKPQAASARQTERLHRARRWTGLDIDHSQEPSWTARRPCGHEPASMPRGGRASPRTPGGFSLPASAPGRSWIFFFVFIFANSRSHSPSRALSPSQEGRWLAAPHQPHREQAHGVLPSARDAPRTRSPSKAGEISAALKGQLPSEDSLLRATCRQRRMRSEQEREVLPPSTAGRIACPRHPSSSSPRAALQESPKRSWSTTAPPGPRAPQKGSPPPLLPRGGTPSPSPSPAARGRLCARASGRRHGRQGRDPAGVERGQPLVGSTRSPLRACGCSGEPRRRCHSGSRRV; translated from the exons ATGAAAGAGAACAGCTCTCACCGCTCCGCATCGATCGCTTTTATTGAGCTTTTACTTACAAGAATCGCCCTGGAAAGATCCCATCTCAACTTCCAGACCTGGGTGAGAGAACCCAGGCTCAGGACCAAGTTCAAAAAGCCCCAAGCAGCGTCTGCGAGGCAGACAGAGCGCCTGCACCGCGCCAGGCGTTGGACGGGCCTGGACATCGACCACAGCC AGGAGCCCAGCTGGACGGCGCGCCGCCCGTGCGGGCATGAACCTGCCAGCATGCCACGGGGGGGCCGCGCTTCTCCCAGGACGCCTGGGggcttttctcttccagcttctgCTCCTGGTCggagttggattttttttttcgtttttatttttgccaacaGCCGTTCCCATTCCCCTTCCCGGGCCCTCAGCCCGTCCCAGGAGGGCCGCTGGCTGGCTGCCCCCCACCAGCCACACCGGGAGCAGGCCCACGGGGTCCTCCCCTCCGCGAGGGACGCGCCCCGCACACGCAGCCCCAGCAAGGCCGGCGAGATTTCGGCGGCTCTCAAAGGGCAGCTTCCTTCGGAGGATTCACTTCTCCGAGCCACGTGCCGCCAGAGGCGGATGCGGTCAGAGCAGGAACGCGAGGTTCTGCCGCCTTCCACCGCAGGGCGCATCGCCTGCCCCCGGcacccctcttcctcctcgccACGAGCGGCCTTGCAGGAGAGTCCGAAGAGATCCTGGAGCACGACGGCACCGCCTGGCCCTCGGGCACCCCAAAAGGGGAGTCCTCCCCCACTGCTGCCCCGcgggggcacccccagcccctcgccaTCACCAGCAGCGAGAGGCCGCCTTTGTGCACGGGCCTCTGGCCGCCGACACGGCCGCCAGGGGAGGGACCCCGCAGGCGTGGAGCGGGGCCAGCCGCTGGTCGGCTCCACGCGCTCGCCCCTCAGGGCTTGTGGGTGCTCGGGGGAGCCAAGGCGGCGGTGTCACAGCGGGTCACGCCGTGTGTGA